One Paenarthrobacter aurescens TC1 DNA window includes the following coding sequences:
- a CDS encoding ANTAR domain protein (identified by match to protein family HMM PF03861), translating into MTNGTFGLTYPQVRPFRAALCTVDRWAIRYCQTVLQRAAIFAPLLSAGDAFQSVGTCMVNPRPEQEALQNGYFLDLVLGSEDVEAFLGDLAAFSAESLSHTEAPVFCGITVLRRKKSATAASSDDRARAMDELQNDFDGPCLTAMDKLTPVMVPDLLQEHRWPDYVQAASHSGLRSILSVPLLVEGDTRAALNLYSEQPDAFSDADVERAEVFASHASKSLRLALKIAQLSDARNDLAAAMQSRTVIDLAVGAIMAQNHCSQDEAFTILRTASSNRNIKLRHLAKSIISAVSSGKITTHFEE; encoded by the coding sequence TTGACAAATGGCACATTCGGACTCACGTATCCGCAGGTCAGGCCGTTCCGTGCAGCACTTTGTACCGTTGATCGTTGGGCGATAAGGTATTGCCAGACCGTTTTGCAGAGGGCGGCAATATTCGCTCCTTTGCTGTCTGCTGGGGACGCATTTCAGTCAGTAGGAACGTGCATGGTCAACCCCCGCCCTGAGCAGGAAGCTCTCCAGAATGGATACTTTTTGGATCTCGTCCTGGGCAGCGAAGACGTCGAGGCTTTTCTCGGCGATCTGGCGGCTTTCTCCGCCGAAAGCCTCTCGCACACAGAAGCACCCGTCTTCTGTGGCATCACCGTATTGCGTCGCAAGAAGTCGGCCACCGCAGCCAGCAGCGACGATCGCGCCAGAGCAATGGACGAGCTTCAAAACGACTTTGATGGCCCTTGCCTCACGGCCATGGACAAGCTCACGCCGGTGATGGTGCCAGACCTTCTTCAGGAACACCGCTGGCCCGACTATGTGCAGGCTGCCTCGCATTCAGGGCTGCGATCCATCCTGAGCGTCCCGCTTTTGGTGGAAGGCGATACGCGTGCGGCGTTGAACCTTTACTCCGAGCAGCCGGACGCGTTCAGCGACGCGGACGTAGAGCGGGCTGAAGTTTTCGCGTCGCACGCCTCAAAGTCGTTGCGGCTCGCGCTGAAGATCGCGCAGCTCAGCGATGCCCGAAACGATCTTGCAGCGGCTATGCAGTCCCGTACGGTGATCGATCTTGCGGTCGGGGCCATCATGGCTCAGAACCACTGCAGCCAGGACGAGGCCTTCACCATCCTTCGTACCGCGTCCAGTAACCGCAACATCAAGCTGCGGCACCTGGCCAAATCGATCATCTCCGCAGTTTCATCAGGGAAGATCACCACGCACTTCGAGGAGTAG
- a CDS encoding putative major facilitator superfamily (MFS) transporter (identified by match to protein family HMM PF07690): MTANKPRPGLAIAALSLGTALNPLNSSMIAVALVVLREHFELDVATVTWVITSFYLASAAGQPLMGRLADRFGPRRLFMFGMALVAVTCAIAPFLPNFALVCVARALMAVGTATAYPSAVVMVTELSRLANLPSTRPLGRIQMANTSAAAVGPVVGGLLVSLVGWQALFAINVPIALLAMIVVYKVAPVDSGRETGRLGQLIRDSDIPGIMAFVTSLMLAMMALLNVLPGYRWYLLGAATVIGALFAWRELRFKPPFLDLRLLGRNRPLLLVYLLFVVFSGVYYFAFFGLPQLLQEAGHYDAGVVGLLMLPLAALSVVVTPLTVRFIERFGVRPVLITGVLILTLAAGTLGFLTMTLWAPLVFVLTALMGVPYGVVSTASNQGLYVSARPEERGVAAGIFQTCRYLGAITATVLIGVLYGPGVNQANWGTMVLVMLGLSVVVLVLAVMWRKPAV, encoded by the coding sequence GTGACCGCCAACAAACCTCGTCCCGGCCTCGCAATTGCTGCGCTGAGCCTCGGGACGGCGCTGAACCCGCTGAACTCGTCCATGATCGCCGTGGCCCTGGTGGTGTTGCGGGAGCATTTCGAGCTCGACGTCGCCACCGTCACCTGGGTGATCACCTCGTTCTATCTCGCGTCCGCCGCTGGCCAGCCTCTGATGGGCCGGCTCGCAGATCGTTTCGGTCCGCGACGCCTGTTCATGTTCGGCATGGCCCTGGTGGCGGTCACGTGCGCGATCGCGCCGTTCCTGCCCAACTTCGCTTTGGTCTGCGTGGCCCGCGCGCTCATGGCTGTAGGGACTGCGACGGCGTACCCGTCCGCCGTCGTGATGGTCACCGAGCTGAGCCGGCTGGCCAATTTGCCGTCCACGCGGCCGTTGGGCCGGATCCAGATGGCGAACACCTCGGCGGCGGCTGTTGGGCCCGTGGTGGGAGGGCTCTTGGTGAGCCTGGTCGGGTGGCAGGCGCTCTTCGCGATCAATGTGCCCATCGCCTTGCTGGCCATGATCGTGGTCTACAAAGTGGCGCCTGTGGATTCCGGGCGTGAGACCGGCAGGCTCGGCCAACTGATCCGCGATTCGGACATCCCCGGCATAATGGCCTTCGTCACCTCGCTCATGCTGGCCATGATGGCGTTGCTCAACGTGCTGCCCGGCTACCGCTGGTATCTTTTGGGTGCTGCCACCGTGATCGGCGCGCTGTTCGCCTGGCGCGAGCTGCGTTTCAAACCGCCGTTCCTGGACCTCCGCTTGTTGGGCCGGAACCGGCCGCTGCTGCTGGTCTACCTGCTGTTCGTCGTGTTCAGCGGCGTCTACTACTTTGCGTTCTTCGGCCTTCCGCAATTGCTGCAGGAGGCGGGGCATTACGACGCCGGCGTGGTGGGCCTGCTCATGCTGCCCCTCGCGGCGTTGTCGGTTGTGGTGACGCCACTAACCGTGCGGTTCATTGAGCGGTTCGGCGTGCGTCCCGTTCTGATCACCGGGGTGCTGATCCTGACTCTTGCGGCCGGCACTCTCGGGTTCCTGACCATGACTCTGTGGGCGCCGCTGGTGTTCGTGCTGACGGCCTTGATGGGTGTGCCGTACGGGGTGGTCAGCACAGCGTCTAACCAAGGCCTCTACGTTTCTGCCCGTCCCGAAGAGAGGGGAGTGGCCGCCGGTATCTTCCAGACCTGCCGCTACCTCGGAGCCATCACCGCGACCGTACTGATTGGCGTGCTCTACGGCCCGGGCGTGAACCAGGCGAACTGGGGGACCATGGTCCTGGTGATGCTTGGCCTCAGTGTTGTAGTGCTGGTGCTTGCGGTGATGTGGCGGAAGCCAGCGGTTTAG
- a CDS encoding putative oxidoreductase, zinc-binding dehydrogenase family (identified by match to protein family HMM PF00107), producing the protein MKAFVLTQYKQPLQQIDVPEPVLGDHDVLVQVKAAGLNQLDEKIRLGEFKQVLPYKLPQVLGHDVAGTVVQIGEKVRSFKPGDEVFARPGNDSIGTFAERVAVAEEDLAIKPATISMEEAGSLPLVALTAWQALVERGSVGPGQKVLIHAGAGGVGSIAIQLAKYLGATVATTVSAGNRGFVRELGADVVIDYRTEDFTEILHDYDLVLDSLGGENLERSLKVLKKGGRAIGIAGPPDAGLARQLGGNPVLLGLMTLLSSRIRRQARQLGVTYEFLFMQANGKQLREIAALIDAGDIKPIVGRVIPFDQTSDVLAALDKGGVRGKTVVSHL; encoded by the coding sequence ATGAAAGCCTTCGTCCTCACCCAATACAAGCAACCGTTGCAGCAGATCGACGTCCCGGAGCCCGTGCTCGGGGATCATGACGTACTGGTCCAAGTGAAAGCCGCCGGACTGAACCAGCTCGACGAGAAGATCAGGCTGGGGGAGTTCAAGCAGGTCCTCCCCTACAAGCTGCCGCAGGTTCTTGGTCATGATGTGGCCGGTACCGTTGTGCAGATCGGGGAGAAGGTGCGGTCCTTCAAACCCGGCGACGAGGTGTTTGCACGCCCCGGAAATGACAGCATCGGGACGTTCGCGGAGCGAGTCGCTGTCGCCGAGGAAGACCTGGCCATCAAGCCGGCAACCATCAGTATGGAAGAGGCCGGCTCGCTTCCGCTGGTGGCGCTGACCGCGTGGCAGGCACTTGTTGAGCGGGGCTCCGTGGGCCCGGGCCAGAAAGTACTCATCCACGCGGGCGCCGGGGGAGTGGGCTCCATCGCTATCCAGCTCGCTAAGTACCTCGGGGCCACGGTAGCTACTACGGTCAGTGCCGGGAACAGGGGCTTTGTTCGGGAACTCGGAGCGGATGTGGTGATCGACTACCGGACCGAGGACTTCACCGAGATCCTTCACGACTACGACCTGGTCCTTGACAGCCTCGGGGGCGAGAACCTGGAGCGCTCCTTGAAGGTCCTGAAGAAGGGTGGCCGGGCCATTGGCATCGCAGGGCCGCCGGATGCCGGCTTGGCACGCCAGCTGGGCGGAAACCCAGTTCTGCTCGGGTTGATGACCCTGCTCAGCTCGCGGATCCGCCGCCAAGCCCGCCAGTTGGGAGTCACGTACGAGTTCCTCTTCATGCAGGCCAACGGCAAGCAGTTGCGCGAGATCGCAGCACTCATCGACGCCGGAGACATCAAGCCAATAGTGGGACGGGTCATTCCGTTCGATCAGACCTCCGACGTTCTGGCAGCCCTTGATAAGGGCGGCGTCCGCGGCAAGACCGTTGTTAGCCATCTCTAA
- a CDS encoding transcriptional regulator, AraC family domain (identified by match to protein family HMM PF00165), with product MICRNPAPQELAPIVDGALGQAVVERRILDLLLLQLVRINADRAESGNPSWAAGTRDPIVARALAALHQEPAAPWTVAELALRCHVSRATMAARFRAAVGQSPMAYLTTRRLALAADRLASSTVTTAVIAEEVGYSNAFTFSAAFSREYGVSPSGYRRSASFPPGVAPSSHRTAP from the coding sequence GTGATTTGCCGGAACCCAGCCCCGCAAGAACTGGCTCCAATCGTGGATGGCGCCCTGGGGCAAGCGGTTGTTGAGCGGCGGATCTTGGACCTTCTCCTGCTGCAGTTGGTGCGCATCAACGCAGACCGCGCCGAATCCGGCAATCCGAGTTGGGCCGCTGGAACCCGCGATCCGATAGTTGCCCGGGCACTCGCGGCCCTGCACCAGGAACCGGCGGCGCCATGGACCGTGGCTGAATTGGCACTGAGGTGCCACGTCTCAAGGGCGACCATGGCCGCCCGCTTCCGTGCCGCCGTCGGGCAGTCACCCATGGCTTACCTGACCACGCGGCGACTGGCGCTGGCCGCGGACAGATTGGCGTCCAGCACCGTCACCACTGCCGTGATTGCCGAGGAAGTCGGCTACAGCAACGCCTTCACGTTCAGCGCTGCGTTTTCGCGCGAGTACGGGGTCAGCCCGAGTGGGTACCGCAGGTCCGCGTCCTTCCCTCCCGGGGTAGCGCCGTCAAGCCATAGAACTGCTCCTTGA
- a CDS encoding hypothetical protein (identified by Glimmer2; putative), which translates to MLTNTIRDPPSGQLVQRSHLMGVEDSIRKATENAMEDLAGTSDPVDDGHVPEPGEKDDDIQVHSSISEGSNAMDEDSPNGNRKGGQGRHRADGAPDGGRG; encoded by the coding sequence ATGCTTACTAACACAATCCGAGATCCGCCATCCGGACAGTTAGTACAAAGGAGTCATCTGATGGGCGTAGAAGACAGCATCCGCAAGGCCACCGAAAACGCAATGGAAGACCTCGCAGGTACCTCCGATCCCGTCGACGACGGGCATGTCCCCGAACCCGGAGAGAAGGACGACGACATCCAGGTTCACTCCTCCATCAGCGAAGGCTCAAACGCCATGGACGAGGACTCACCCAACGGCAATCGCAAAGGCGGACAGGGCCGTCATCGTGCGGACGGAGCGCCCGACGGCGGCCGGGGCTAG